TTTGAAGGCGTAGTGACCATGGATGATGTTCTCGAAGAGATCGTCGGTGAGATCCAGCGGATGAGCGATGCGGGTCATTTCCCCATCCACCGGCTGGGTCCCGGTCAGTACTCGCTCGAAGGCCTGCTACCAATCCGAGAGTTCAACCGGTATTTCCCCGAGCCGCTCCCGAGCGATGAAACCTACGCCACCCTGGCCGGCTTCCTGATGGATCAACTGGGCCGGGTACCCGAGCTACATCAATCGCTGAACTGGGGTTCCTACCGATTCTCCGTGCAGGAAGTATCCAACCGGCAGGTTCGCAGAGTCCGGCTGATCATCCTCGATCGCTCCGCCGCCTCCACCACTGCAGACGCTTGATCCGAAGCGGTTACGTAAAGCGACTCGACCGTTTTGGCTGAGGCGCAGTGCGACCGATCAGTTGTGCCGTTTGGCCGGGGATCCTTTCAATCTTGAGGATGTTCGCCAGATCGCGGGCGGGCGCTCTGCCTATCCTTATGCCGCTCCATCATCCGGCGGCGCATTTCACCGCGAAAAGTCTCCTTCATCCGCTTCAACGCAACCCGCTGCTCCGGGGTCAGTTGATCCCGGATGTCCAGCTGCATCAGGATGGTGTTCCGCGCCATCTCCGCGCGCGTCTGGGCAATCTGATCCACCAGCTGCAGCGTTTGATCCCGGTTCACATCCACCTGATCGGAGATTTGCTGAAAGTCAAGCAGGAGCTTTTCCAGGCGGGCTTTGCCGTCTACCAGCTTCTTTCGGTGTTCCACAAACACGGTATCGATCTGCTCGATCTGCGCCGGTGTCAATTTCAGTTCGGCGACCACCCGGTCGTGCTTCCACCACTTGCCGGGCAGATCCAACAGATCCAGCCGTTTCACGTCAGGATCCTGAGCCGACAGAGACACGCACAAGACCGCCCAAAGTAACGCCAACAGCATGGCAGACAGCATGTGGCGGGAATGTATCATCATGGTTACCTCCGAATATTCATGCTTTGAGTGAGCTATCCGCGGGGTTCGACAACAGTGCCTTGCCTGGCATCCCGTCCGCCGGATCCTGACCGTCCACCGGATCCGCGGCTTCGGGCTCGGTGGGACGAACTTCATTGGTCATGTCCCATTCCTCGTAAACGTCCATCACGCGACTTTCGTCATAATCCATCAACTGGTC
The Acidobacteriota bacterium genome window above contains:
- a CDS encoding periplasmic heavy metal sensor, with the protein product MKRLDLLDLPGKWWKHDRVVAELKLTPAQIEQIDTVFVEHRKKLVDGKARLEKLLLDFQQISDQVDVNRDQTLQLVDQIAQTRAEMARNTILMQLDIRDQLTPEQRVALKRMKETFRGEMRRRMMERHKDRQSARPRSGEHPQD